The Haloprofundus salinisoli region GGACGCGACGCGTTCAGTCGTCGGACTCCGCCGCCGGAAGCGTGCAGTGAAACGTCGTCCCTTCGCCGAGTTCGGACTCGAACCAGATGTCGCCGCCGTGGCGTTCGACGATGCGCTCGCACAGCGCCAGACCGATTCCCATGCCGGCTCCCTCCTCCCGCGTGTGGAGGCTCTGGAACACCTCGAAGACGCGGTCTGCGCCGTCGGAGTCGATGCCGATGCCCTCGTCACTGACCGAGACCCGCCACTTGTCGTCCAGCCGCTCCGCCGAGACGTGCACCCGCGGCGGCGCTTCGCCGCTGTACTCGAGGGCGTTACTCAGCAGGTTCTGGAACAGCTGTCGGAGTTGGTTGGTATCACCCTCGACGCGGGGGAGCGACTCCGCGTCGATATCGGCGTCGGACTCCTCGATTTTCACTCGAAGGTTCTCGCGGACGTCCTCGAAGACGGCGTCCAACGACACCGGCTCCAAGGGACTGCCGCGCGTGTCGATACGCGAGTACTCGAGCAGCCCCTCGATCATGTCGTTCATCCGGTTCGCTCCGTCCATCGCGTACTCGACGAACTCCTGTCCGTCCTCGTCGAGGTCGTCGGCGTAGCGGCGCTCGATGAGCCCGAGGAAACTCGACACCATCCGCAGCGGTTCCCGCAGGTCGTGGGAGGCGGCGTAGGCGAACTGCTCGAGCTCCTCGTTGGACTCCTTGAGCTCTCGTTTGTACACCTCGCGCTCGAGTTCGTTGCTCACCCAGTTGCTGAGCAGGCTGATGAACGACACCTCCCAGTCGGAGAACTCCTCGGTTCGGGCCTTCATCCCGTAGAAGCAGAACGTCCCGTACACGTTCCCGTTGACGATGACCGGCGTCCCGAGGTAACAGGAGATGCCCCACTCGGGGTCGACCAGTTCCGGTGCCTCCGCCTCCACGTCCTGCAGGACGAGCGTCTCCGCCGTCTCGACGACGCGCGAACAGTTGGGGAGCGTCGAGAGCGGCGTCGTGTCGCCCGATTCGAGGCCGGACCCCTCCGGCGTCGCCACGTGCTCGAAGATGTACTCGCCGGCGCTCTCGTCGACGCGCGAGAGCGTCGCGAACTTGGTTCCGACCGTCGTGCGAACCACCTCGAGAAGCGATTCCATCTGCTGGGAGAACGGCCGGTCCGTCGCCGACATCACCTCGCTGGCGCGTCGGAGGGCCTGCTCCCGCTTTTCGAGTTCCTGCTGTCGCTCGTCC contains the following coding sequences:
- a CDS encoding sensor histidine kinase → MTDPETPGEHPRQSSPEAVFERVSDAVFALDEDWRFTYLNDRAETLFGRDIETLRGTVIWEEFPEMADTPFQWEHERAMETQDPVTFEAHYPPRESWFEMRIYPSETGLSVYAHDVTNPDERQQELEKREQALRRASEVMSATDRPFSQQMESLLEVVRTTVGTKFATLSRVDESAGEYIFEHVATPEGSGLESGDTTPLSTLPNCSRVVETAETLVLQDVEAEAPELVDPEWGISCYLGTPVIVNGNVYGTFCFYGMKARTEEFSDWEVSFISLLSNWVSNELEREVYKRELKESNEELEQFAYAASHDLREPLRMVSSFLGLIERRYADDLDEDGQEFVEYAMDGANRMNDMIEGLLEYSRIDTRGSPLEPVSLDAVFEDVRENLRVKIEESDADIDAESLPRVEGDTNQLRQLFQNLLSNALEYSGEAPPRVHVSAERLDDKWRVSVSDEGIGIDSDGADRVFEVFQSLHTREEGAGMGIGLALCERIVERHGGDIWFESELGEGTTFHCTLPAAESDD